A part of Loxodonta africana isolate mLoxAfr1 chromosome 11, mLoxAfr1.hap2, whole genome shotgun sequence genomic DNA contains:
- the LIPE gene encoding hormone-sensitive lipase isoform X1: protein MESLRGTGNIGATGAQALKRAKEGTGIRSRRRWRKGKAKASRLTHGMDLRTMTQSLVTLAEDNIAFFSSQGPGETARRLLGVFAGVREQALGLEPTLGRLLGMAHLFDLDSETPANGYRSLVHTARCCLAHLLHKSRYVASNRRSIFFRSGHNLAELEAYLAALTQLRALAYYAQRLLITSQPGRLFLEGDEGLTADFLREYVTLHKGCFYGRCLGFQFTPTIRPFLQTISIGLVSFGEHYKRNETGLSVTASSLFTGGRFAIDPELRGAEFERITQNLDVHFWKAFWNITEIEVLSSLANMASATVRVSRLLSLPPKTFEMPLATDPKLTVTISPPLAHTGPGPVLVRLISYDLREGQDSEELNSLVKSEGPRSLELRPRPQQAPRSRSLVVHIHGGGFVAQTSKSHEPYLKSWAQELGAPILSIDYSLAPEAPFPRALEECFYAYCWAVKHCALLGSTGERICLAGDSAGGNLCFTVSLRAAAYGVRVPDGIMAAYPATMLQSSASPSRLLSLMDPLLPLSVLSKCVSAYAGAETEDHSDSDQKALGMMGLVRRDTALLLRDLRMGASSWLNSFLELSGRKSHKTSVPIAEPVPVPMRRSVSEAALAQPEGPLGGDPVKSLTMQDLSLRSSSEASDTPKLSLSGETLGPSKPSDVNFLLGPEDVPEAAVAMDEVRTQDHCRGTSTAFPEGFHPRRSSQGATRMPLDSSPIVKNPFMSPLLAPDYMLQSLPPVHIVACALDPMLDDSVMFARRLRSLGQPVTLRVVEDLPHGFLSLAALCRETREAAALCVERIRLVLTPPGTSAPAPHGGLERQTAPATPPRTPPA, encoded by the exons CCTCTCGGCTCACACACGGCATGGACCTGCGCACCATGACACAGTCGCTGGTGACTCTGGCAGAGGACAACATTGCTTTCTTCTCCAGCCAGGGCCCTGGTGAGACAGCACGGCGGCTATTGGGCGTCTTTGCAGGTGTGCGGGAGCAGGCACTAGGGCTGGAGCCAACCCTGGGCCGCCTGCTGGGCATGGCACACCTCTTCGACCTGGACTCAGAGACACCTGCCAACGGGTATCGTAGCCTTGTGCACACAGCCCGCTGCTGCCTGGCGCACCTTCTCCACAAATCACGTTATGTGGCCTCCAACCGCCGCAGCATCTTCTTCCGCTCCGGCCACAACCTGGCTGAACTGGAGGCCTACCTGGCTGCCCTTACTCAGCTCCGTGCTCTGGCCTACTACGCCCAGCGCCTGCTAATCACCAGCCAGCCCGGGAGACTCTTCTTAGAGGGTGACGAGGGTCTCACGGCTGATTTCCTGCGCGAGTATGTTACGCTGCACAAGGGCTGCTTCTATGGCCGATGCCTGGGCTTCCAG TTCACGCCCACCATCCGGCCATTCCTGCAGACCATCTCTATCGGGCTGGTGTCCTTCGGGGAGCACTACAAGCGCAACGAGACAGGCCTCA GTGTAACTGCCAGCTCCCTCTTCACTGGTGGCCGTTTCGCCATCGACCCAGAGTTGCGCGGGGCTGAGTTTGAGCGGATCACACAGAACCTAGACGTGCACTTCTGGAAAGCCTTCTGGAACATCACTGAGATCGAGGTGCTGTCG TCTCTGGCCAACATGGCATCGGCCACCGTGAGGGTAAGCCGCCTCCTCAGCCTGCCTCCCAAGACCTTTGAGATGCCACTGGCTACTGACCCCAAGCTCACTGTCACCATCTCGCCCCCACTGGCTCACACGGGTCCCGGGCCCGTCCTCGTCCGGCTCATCTCCTACGACCTTAGAGAAGGACAG GACAGTGAGGAGCTCAACAGCCTGGTGAAGTCGGAGGGCCCACGGAGCTTGGAGCTGCGGCCACGCCCCCAGCAGGCCCCCCGCTCACggtccctggtggtgcacatCCACGGTGGCGGCTTTGTGGCCCAGACCTCCAAGTCCCACGAGCCCTACCTCAAGAGCTGGGCTCAGGAGCTGGGCGCCCCCATCCTCTCCATCGACTACTCCCTGGCCCCCGAGGCCCCTTTCCCCCGTGCACTTGAGGAGTGCTTCTATGCCTACTGCTGGGCCGTCAAGCACTGTGCCCTCCTCG GCTCAACAGGAGAGCGGATATGCCTTGCAGGAGACAGTGCAGGTGGGAATCTCTGCTTCACTGTGTCCCTGCGGGCAGCGGCCTACGGGGTGCGAGTGCCAGATGGCATCATGGCAGCCTACCCAGCCACCATGCTGCAGTCGTCGGCCTCACCCTCCCGCCTCTTGAGCCTCATGGACCCTCTGCTGCCCCTCAGCGTGCTCTCCAAGTGTGTCAGTGCCTACGCTG GTGCAGAGACAGAGGACCACTCTGACTCGGACCAGAAGGCGCTAGGCATGATGGGGCTGGTGCGGCGGGACACAGCCCTGCTTCTCCGAGACCTCCGCATGGGTGCCTCCTCATGGCTCAACTCCTTCCTGGAGCTGAGTGGGCGCAAGTCCCACAAGACCTCGGTGCCCATAGCAG AGCCAGTGCCAGTGCCAATGCGACGCAGCGTGTCGGAGGCAGCACTGGCCCAGCCTGAGGGCCCCCTGGGCGGGGACCCAGTCAAGAGCCTGACGATGCAGGACCTAAGCCTGAGGAGCAGCTCCGAGGCATCGGACACCCCCAAGCTGTCACTGTCGGGGGAGACACTTGGCCCCTCCAAGCCCTCAGATGTCAATTTCTTACTGGGCCCGGAGGATGTGCCTGAAGCAGCTGTGGCCATGGACGAAGTGCGGACCCAGGATCACTGCCGCGGCACTAGCACCGCTTTCCCTGAGGGCTTCCACCCGCGGCGCTCCAGCCAGGGCGCCACGAGGATGCCCCTCGACTCCTCACCTATCGTCAAAAACCCCTTCATGTCTCCACTGCTGGCACCCGACTACATGCTACAAAGCCTGCCGCCAGTGCACATCGTG GCGTGCGCGCTGGACCCCATGCTGGACGACTCGGTCATGTTCGCGCGGCGGCTGCGCAGCCTGGGCCAGCCCGTGACGCTGCGCGTGGTGGAGGACCTGCCGCACGGCTTCCTGAGCCTGGCCGCGCTGTGCCGCGAGACGCGGGAAGCTGCGGCGCTGTGCGTGGAGCGCATCCGCCTCGTCCTCACCCCGCCTGGCACCTCCGCGCCCGCACCTCACGGCGGCCTGGAACGCCAGACCGCGCCCGCCACGCCGCCGCGCACGCCACCGGCCTGA
- the LIPE gene encoding hormone-sensitive lipase isoform X2, which translates to MDLRTMTQSLVTLAEDNIAFFSSQGPGETARRLLGVFAGVREQALGLEPTLGRLLGMAHLFDLDSETPANGYRSLVHTARCCLAHLLHKSRYVASNRRSIFFRSGHNLAELEAYLAALTQLRALAYYAQRLLITSQPGRLFLEGDEGLTADFLREYVTLHKGCFYGRCLGFQFTPTIRPFLQTISIGLVSFGEHYKRNETGLSVTASSLFTGGRFAIDPELRGAEFERITQNLDVHFWKAFWNITEIEVLSSLANMASATVRVSRLLSLPPKTFEMPLATDPKLTVTISPPLAHTGPGPVLVRLISYDLREGQDSEELNSLVKSEGPRSLELRPRPQQAPRSRSLVVHIHGGGFVAQTSKSHEPYLKSWAQELGAPILSIDYSLAPEAPFPRALEECFYAYCWAVKHCALLGSTGERICLAGDSAGGNLCFTVSLRAAAYGVRVPDGIMAAYPATMLQSSASPSRLLSLMDPLLPLSVLSKCVSAYAGAETEDHSDSDQKALGMMGLVRRDTALLLRDLRMGASSWLNSFLELSGRKSHKTSVPIAEPVPVPMRRSVSEAALAQPEGPLGGDPVKSLTMQDLSLRSSSEASDTPKLSLSGETLGPSKPSDVNFLLGPEDVPEAAVAMDEVRTQDHCRGTSTAFPEGFHPRRSSQGATRMPLDSSPIVKNPFMSPLLAPDYMLQSLPPVHIVACALDPMLDDSVMFARRLRSLGQPVTLRVVEDLPHGFLSLAALCRETREAAALCVERIRLVLTPPGTSAPAPHGGLERQTAPATPPRTPPA; encoded by the exons ATGGACCTGCGCACCATGACACAGTCGCTGGTGACTCTGGCAGAGGACAACATTGCTTTCTTCTCCAGCCAGGGCCCTGGTGAGACAGCACGGCGGCTATTGGGCGTCTTTGCAGGTGTGCGGGAGCAGGCACTAGGGCTGGAGCCAACCCTGGGCCGCCTGCTGGGCATGGCACACCTCTTCGACCTGGACTCAGAGACACCTGCCAACGGGTATCGTAGCCTTGTGCACACAGCCCGCTGCTGCCTGGCGCACCTTCTCCACAAATCACGTTATGTGGCCTCCAACCGCCGCAGCATCTTCTTCCGCTCCGGCCACAACCTGGCTGAACTGGAGGCCTACCTGGCTGCCCTTACTCAGCTCCGTGCTCTGGCCTACTACGCCCAGCGCCTGCTAATCACCAGCCAGCCCGGGAGACTCTTCTTAGAGGGTGACGAGGGTCTCACGGCTGATTTCCTGCGCGAGTATGTTACGCTGCACAAGGGCTGCTTCTATGGCCGATGCCTGGGCTTCCAG TTCACGCCCACCATCCGGCCATTCCTGCAGACCATCTCTATCGGGCTGGTGTCCTTCGGGGAGCACTACAAGCGCAACGAGACAGGCCTCA GTGTAACTGCCAGCTCCCTCTTCACTGGTGGCCGTTTCGCCATCGACCCAGAGTTGCGCGGGGCTGAGTTTGAGCGGATCACACAGAACCTAGACGTGCACTTCTGGAAAGCCTTCTGGAACATCACTGAGATCGAGGTGCTGTCG TCTCTGGCCAACATGGCATCGGCCACCGTGAGGGTAAGCCGCCTCCTCAGCCTGCCTCCCAAGACCTTTGAGATGCCACTGGCTACTGACCCCAAGCTCACTGTCACCATCTCGCCCCCACTGGCTCACACGGGTCCCGGGCCCGTCCTCGTCCGGCTCATCTCCTACGACCTTAGAGAAGGACAG GACAGTGAGGAGCTCAACAGCCTGGTGAAGTCGGAGGGCCCACGGAGCTTGGAGCTGCGGCCACGCCCCCAGCAGGCCCCCCGCTCACggtccctggtggtgcacatCCACGGTGGCGGCTTTGTGGCCCAGACCTCCAAGTCCCACGAGCCCTACCTCAAGAGCTGGGCTCAGGAGCTGGGCGCCCCCATCCTCTCCATCGACTACTCCCTGGCCCCCGAGGCCCCTTTCCCCCGTGCACTTGAGGAGTGCTTCTATGCCTACTGCTGGGCCGTCAAGCACTGTGCCCTCCTCG GCTCAACAGGAGAGCGGATATGCCTTGCAGGAGACAGTGCAGGTGGGAATCTCTGCTTCACTGTGTCCCTGCGGGCAGCGGCCTACGGGGTGCGAGTGCCAGATGGCATCATGGCAGCCTACCCAGCCACCATGCTGCAGTCGTCGGCCTCACCCTCCCGCCTCTTGAGCCTCATGGACCCTCTGCTGCCCCTCAGCGTGCTCTCCAAGTGTGTCAGTGCCTACGCTG GTGCAGAGACAGAGGACCACTCTGACTCGGACCAGAAGGCGCTAGGCATGATGGGGCTGGTGCGGCGGGACACAGCCCTGCTTCTCCGAGACCTCCGCATGGGTGCCTCCTCATGGCTCAACTCCTTCCTGGAGCTGAGTGGGCGCAAGTCCCACAAGACCTCGGTGCCCATAGCAG AGCCAGTGCCAGTGCCAATGCGACGCAGCGTGTCGGAGGCAGCACTGGCCCAGCCTGAGGGCCCCCTGGGCGGGGACCCAGTCAAGAGCCTGACGATGCAGGACCTAAGCCTGAGGAGCAGCTCCGAGGCATCGGACACCCCCAAGCTGTCACTGTCGGGGGAGACACTTGGCCCCTCCAAGCCCTCAGATGTCAATTTCTTACTGGGCCCGGAGGATGTGCCTGAAGCAGCTGTGGCCATGGACGAAGTGCGGACCCAGGATCACTGCCGCGGCACTAGCACCGCTTTCCCTGAGGGCTTCCACCCGCGGCGCTCCAGCCAGGGCGCCACGAGGATGCCCCTCGACTCCTCACCTATCGTCAAAAACCCCTTCATGTCTCCACTGCTGGCACCCGACTACATGCTACAAAGCCTGCCGCCAGTGCACATCGTG GCGTGCGCGCTGGACCCCATGCTGGACGACTCGGTCATGTTCGCGCGGCGGCTGCGCAGCCTGGGCCAGCCCGTGACGCTGCGCGTGGTGGAGGACCTGCCGCACGGCTTCCTGAGCCTGGCCGCGCTGTGCCGCGAGACGCGGGAAGCTGCGGCGCTGTGCGTGGAGCGCATCCGCCTCGTCCTCACCCCGCCTGGCACCTCCGCGCCCGCACCTCACGGCGGCCTGGAACGCCAGACCGCGCCCGCCACGCCGCCGCGCACGCCACCGGCCTGA